The following are encoded in a window of Megalops cyprinoides isolate fMegCyp1 chromosome 16, fMegCyp1.pri, whole genome shotgun sequence genomic DNA:
- the LOC118790589 gene encoding LRRN4 C-terminal-like protein: protein MPATGIPALLLLIISLVLLSSCLANPITAPQGNNTSTKPPVTRLRILYVTGLGDDDYTDYGDEDSKTTRSSHGPNPTLHGDPEPCDFDPCRDGQVPCAQLSANTGCLCPGVSGAHEPPKAPAVGQVSQEGSEVLVTWCAPLSTVTQYRVQVDGQDPLVFGERARRGTLGPLEAGARVCVEAVNEAGASQPSDRSCLEYKPQDDGSSALKAGVIGGGLGFLLLLSLTALLLWKRNACKKSGGDTEGLGNPSYSSEGTL from the coding sequence ATGCCAGCCACTGGGATACCTGCCTTATTGCTACTGATCATCTCATTGGTGCTGCTAAGCAGCTGCTTGGCCAATCCCATCACAGCCCCCCAGGGAAACAACACATCGACTAAACCTCCGGTGACCCGGCTCCGAATTCTTTATGTGACGGGGCTGGGCGATGACGACTATACTGACTATGGTGATGAGGACAGCAAGACCACACGCAGCAGCCATGGCCCCAACCCAACCCTGCATGGTGACCCTGAGCCCTGTGACTTTGACCCGTGCCGTGATGGCCAGGTGCCCTGTGCCCAGCTTTCCGCTAACACGGGCTGCCTGTGCCCGGGGGTGAGCGGGGCCCATGAGCCGCCTAAGGCGCCCGCCGTGGGGCAGGTGTCCcaggaggggtcagaggttTTGGTCACATGGTGCGCCCCGTTATCAACGGTCACCCAGTATCGGGTCCAGGTGGATGGACAAGACCCCCTTGTTTTCGGGGAGCGGGCGCGGAGGGGCACCCTGGGGCCTCTGGAGGCAGGGGCAAGGGTATGCGTGGAGGCGGTGAATGAGGCGGGGGCCAGCCAGCCCTCAGACCGCTCCTGCCTGGAGTACAAGCCTCAGGATGATGGGAGCTCCGCTCTCAAGGCCGGGGTTATCGGGGGTGGCCTGGGGTTCCTgttgctcctctctctgactgcccTGCTGCTCTGGAAGCGCAACGCCTGCAAGAAGAGCGGGGGTGACACAGAGGGCCTGGGAAACCCATCCTACAGCTCCGAGGGAACCCTCTGA